In Symphalangus syndactylus isolate Jambi chromosome 6, NHGRI_mSymSyn1-v2.1_pri, whole genome shotgun sequence, a genomic segment contains:
- the ZNF408 gene encoding zinc finger protein 408 isoform X1, whose amino-acid sequence MEEAEELLSEGKKALQLAREPRLGLALGWNPSGEGCTQGLKDVPPGPTRAILALKSLPRGLALGPSLAKEQRLGVWCVGEPLQPGLLWGPLEEESASEEKGEGVKPRQEENLSLGPWGDVCAREQSSGWTSLVQWGRLESEGNVAPVRISERLHLQVYQLVLPGSELLLWPRSSSEGPILTQPGLDKEAAVEVVTEVESAVQQEVASPGEDAAEPCTDPGSQSPSGIQAESMVSPGLKFPTQDRLSKDSQSLGPLLQDGDVDEEYPPQAQMPPELQSNLATQQDTDGSGASFSSSARGTQLRGYLAKKLHSPSDQCPPRAKTPEPGAQQPGFSTLSRSPPGPAETSPKQGRRYRCGECGKAFLQLCHLKKHAFVHTGHKPFLCTECGKSYSSEESFKAHMLGHRGVRPFPCPQCDKAYGTQRDLKEHQVVHSGARPFACDQCGKAFARRPSLRLHRKTHQVPAAPAPCPCPVCGRPLANQGSLRNHMRLHTGEKPFLCPHCGRAFRQRGNLRGHLRLHTGERPYRCPHCADAFPQLPELRRHLISHTGEAHLCPVCGKALRDPHTLRAHERLHSGERPFPCPQCGRAYTLATKLRRHLKSHLEDKPYRCPTCGMGYTLPQSLRRHQLSHRPEAPCSPPSVPSAASEPTVVLLQAEPQLLDTHTEEEVSPARDVVEVTISESQEKCFVVPEEPGAAPSLVLIHKDMGLGAWAEVVEVEMGT is encoded by the exons ATGGAGGAGGCGGAGGAGCTGCTCTCGGAGGGGAAGAAGGCGCTGCAACTCG CCCGCGAGCCGCGTCTAGGCCTGGCCTTAGGATGGAACCCTTCCGGAGAAGGCTGTACGCAGGGCCTCAAAGACGTCCCACCCGGGCCGACCCGAGCCATTCTCGCTTTAAAGAGCCTTCCCCGGGGCTTGGCCCTTGGCCCCTCTCTCGCCAAGGAACAGCGCTTGGGGGTCTGGTGTGTCGGGGAGCCCCTGCAGCCAGGCCTGCTGTGGGGGCCGCTGGAAGAGGAGTCTGCCTCCGAGGAGAAGGGCGAGGGAGTAAAGCCACGGCAGGAGGAG AACCTGTCATTAGGCCCATGGGGAGACGTGTGTGCCCGTGAGCAGAGTTCTGGCTGGACTAG CTTGGTGCAATGGGGCAGGCTGGAGAGTGAGGGAAACGTGGCCCCAGTGCGGATCAGCGAGAGGCTCCATCTGCAAGTGTACCAGCTGGTGCTGCCAGGCTCTGAACTACTGCTGTGGCCCCGGTCTTCCTCTGAGGGCCCAATTCTCACCCAGCCCGGGCTGGACAAAGAGGCAGCTGTAGAAGTGGTGACAGAAGTGGAGTCTGCTGTACAGCAGGAAGTGGCCTCCCCTGGGGAGGATGCAGCAGAACCTTGCACAG ATCCTGGTTCCCAGTCACCCTCTGGCATCCAAGCAGAGAGTATGGTGAGCCCTGGACTTAAGTTCCCAACCCAGGACCGACTTTCCAAGGATAGCCAGTCACTGGGCCCATTGCTTCAGGATGGCGATGTGGATGAGGAATACCCACCCCAGGCACAGATGCCACCTGAACTTCAGAGCAACTTGGCTACCCAGCAGGACACAGATGGCAGTGGAGCCAGTTTCTCATCTTCTGCCAGGGGCACCCAGCTGCGTGGCTACCTGGCCAAGAAGTTACACAGCCCCAGTGATCAGTGCCCACCCAGAGCAAAGACCCCAGAGCCTGGAGCCCAGCAGCCTGGCTTCTCTACACTCTCGCGGAGCCCTCCTGGCCCAGCAGAAACCTCCCCAAAGCAGGGGCGACGGTACCGGTGTGGAGAGTGTGGCAAGGCATTCCTGCAGCTGTGCCACCTAAAGAAGCACGCATTTGTGCACACAGGCCACAAGCCCTTTCTTTGCACTGAGTGTGGCAAGAGCTATAGCTCAGAGGAGAGCTTCAAAGCCCATATGCTGGGCCACCGTGGGGTGCGGCCCTTCCCCTGCCCACAATGCGACAAGGCCTATGGCACCCAGCGAGACCTCAAAGAGCACCAGGTGGTACATTCAGGTGCCCGGCCCTTTGCTTGTGACCAGTGTGGCAAGGCCTTTGCCCGCCGGCCCTCCCTGCGGCTGCATCGCAAGACCCACCAGGTGCCAGCTGCCCCTGCCCCTTGCCCGTGCCCTGTGTGTGGGCGGCCCCTGGCCAACCAGGGCTCCCTGCGGAACCATATGAGGCTCCATACAGGAGAAAAGCCCTTCCTGTGCCCACACTGTGGCCGGGCGTTCCGTCAGCGGGGCAACCTGCGTGGGCATTTGCGGCTCCACACTGGGGAGCGTCCTTACCGCTGCCCACACTGTGCCGATGCCTTCCCCCAGCTGCCTGAACTGCGGCGCCATCTCATCTCACACACCGGGGAGGCCCACTTGTGCCCGGTGTGTGGCAAGGCCCTCCGAGACCCACACACGCTCCGAGCTCACGAGCGCCTGCACTCCGGAGAGAGGCCCTTTCCCTGTCCCCAGTGTGGCCGTGCTTACACACTGGCCACCAAGCTGCGGCGCCACCTCAAATCTCACTTGGAGGACAAGCCCTACCGCTGCCCCACCTGTGGCATGGGCTACACCCTCCCGCAGAGCCTCAGGCGGCACCAGCTTAGTCACCGGCCCGAGGCACCTTGCAGCCCACCCTCTGTGCCTTCTGCTGCTTCTGAGCCCACCGTGGTGCTGCTGCAGGCTGAGCCACAACTGCTGGACACGCACACAGAGGAGGAAGTCTCCCCCGCCCGGGATGTTGTTGAGGTCACCATTTCAGAAAGCCAGGAGAAGTGCTTCGTGGTGCCAGAGGAGCCAGGTGCCGCCCCCAGCCTGGTGCTAATCCATAAGGACATGGGCCTCGGCGCCTGGgcagaggtggtggaggtggagatggGCACCTGA
- the ZNF408 gene encoding zinc finger protein 408 isoform X2: MSATLNLGPAREPRLGLALGWNPSGEGCTQGLKDVPPGPTRAILALKSLPRGLALGPSLAKEQRLGVWCVGEPLQPGLLWGPLEEESASEEKGEGVKPRQEENLSLGPWGDVCAREQSSGWTSLVQWGRLESEGNVAPVRISERLHLQVYQLVLPGSELLLWPRSSSEGPILTQPGLDKEAAVEVVTEVESAVQQEVASPGEDAAEPCTDPGSQSPSGIQAESMVSPGLKFPTQDRLSKDSQSLGPLLQDGDVDEEYPPQAQMPPELQSNLATQQDTDGSGASFSSSARGTQLRGYLAKKLHSPSDQCPPRAKTPEPGAQQPGFSTLSRSPPGPAETSPKQGRRYRCGECGKAFLQLCHLKKHAFVHTGHKPFLCTECGKSYSSEESFKAHMLGHRGVRPFPCPQCDKAYGTQRDLKEHQVVHSGARPFACDQCGKAFARRPSLRLHRKTHQVPAAPAPCPCPVCGRPLANQGSLRNHMRLHTGEKPFLCPHCGRAFRQRGNLRGHLRLHTGERPYRCPHCADAFPQLPELRRHLISHTGEAHLCPVCGKALRDPHTLRAHERLHSGERPFPCPQCGRAYTLATKLRRHLKSHLEDKPYRCPTCGMGYTLPQSLRRHQLSHRPEAPCSPPSVPSAASEPTVVLLQAEPQLLDTHTEEEVSPARDVVEVTISESQEKCFVVPEEPGAAPSLVLIHKDMGLGAWAEVVEVEMGT, translated from the exons ATGTCCGCGACCCTCAACCTTGGCCCAG CCCGCGAGCCGCGTCTAGGCCTGGCCTTAGGATGGAACCCTTCCGGAGAAGGCTGTACGCAGGGCCTCAAAGACGTCCCACCCGGGCCGACCCGAGCCATTCTCGCTTTAAAGAGCCTTCCCCGGGGCTTGGCCCTTGGCCCCTCTCTCGCCAAGGAACAGCGCTTGGGGGTCTGGTGTGTCGGGGAGCCCCTGCAGCCAGGCCTGCTGTGGGGGCCGCTGGAAGAGGAGTCTGCCTCCGAGGAGAAGGGCGAGGGAGTAAAGCCACGGCAGGAGGAG AACCTGTCATTAGGCCCATGGGGAGACGTGTGTGCCCGTGAGCAGAGTTCTGGCTGGACTAG CTTGGTGCAATGGGGCAGGCTGGAGAGTGAGGGAAACGTGGCCCCAGTGCGGATCAGCGAGAGGCTCCATCTGCAAGTGTACCAGCTGGTGCTGCCAGGCTCTGAACTACTGCTGTGGCCCCGGTCTTCCTCTGAGGGCCCAATTCTCACCCAGCCCGGGCTGGACAAAGAGGCAGCTGTAGAAGTGGTGACAGAAGTGGAGTCTGCTGTACAGCAGGAAGTGGCCTCCCCTGGGGAGGATGCAGCAGAACCTTGCACAG ATCCTGGTTCCCAGTCACCCTCTGGCATCCAAGCAGAGAGTATGGTGAGCCCTGGACTTAAGTTCCCAACCCAGGACCGACTTTCCAAGGATAGCCAGTCACTGGGCCCATTGCTTCAGGATGGCGATGTGGATGAGGAATACCCACCCCAGGCACAGATGCCACCTGAACTTCAGAGCAACTTGGCTACCCAGCAGGACACAGATGGCAGTGGAGCCAGTTTCTCATCTTCTGCCAGGGGCACCCAGCTGCGTGGCTACCTGGCCAAGAAGTTACACAGCCCCAGTGATCAGTGCCCACCCAGAGCAAAGACCCCAGAGCCTGGAGCCCAGCAGCCTGGCTTCTCTACACTCTCGCGGAGCCCTCCTGGCCCAGCAGAAACCTCCCCAAAGCAGGGGCGACGGTACCGGTGTGGAGAGTGTGGCAAGGCATTCCTGCAGCTGTGCCACCTAAAGAAGCACGCATTTGTGCACACAGGCCACAAGCCCTTTCTTTGCACTGAGTGTGGCAAGAGCTATAGCTCAGAGGAGAGCTTCAAAGCCCATATGCTGGGCCACCGTGGGGTGCGGCCCTTCCCCTGCCCACAATGCGACAAGGCCTATGGCACCCAGCGAGACCTCAAAGAGCACCAGGTGGTACATTCAGGTGCCCGGCCCTTTGCTTGTGACCAGTGTGGCAAGGCCTTTGCCCGCCGGCCCTCCCTGCGGCTGCATCGCAAGACCCACCAGGTGCCAGCTGCCCCTGCCCCTTGCCCGTGCCCTGTGTGTGGGCGGCCCCTGGCCAACCAGGGCTCCCTGCGGAACCATATGAGGCTCCATACAGGAGAAAAGCCCTTCCTGTGCCCACACTGTGGCCGGGCGTTCCGTCAGCGGGGCAACCTGCGTGGGCATTTGCGGCTCCACACTGGGGAGCGTCCTTACCGCTGCCCACACTGTGCCGATGCCTTCCCCCAGCTGCCTGAACTGCGGCGCCATCTCATCTCACACACCGGGGAGGCCCACTTGTGCCCGGTGTGTGGCAAGGCCCTCCGAGACCCACACACGCTCCGAGCTCACGAGCGCCTGCACTCCGGAGAGAGGCCCTTTCCCTGTCCCCAGTGTGGCCGTGCTTACACACTGGCCACCAAGCTGCGGCGCCACCTCAAATCTCACTTGGAGGACAAGCCCTACCGCTGCCCCACCTGTGGCATGGGCTACACCCTCCCGCAGAGCCTCAGGCGGCACCAGCTTAGTCACCGGCCCGAGGCACCTTGCAGCCCACCCTCTGTGCCTTCTGCTGCTTCTGAGCCCACCGTGGTGCTGCTGCAGGCTGAGCCACAACTGCTGGACACGCACACAGAGGAGGAAGTCTCCCCCGCCCGGGATGTTGTTGAGGTCACCATTTCAGAAAGCCAGGAGAAGTGCTTCGTGGTGCCAGAGGAGCCAGGTGCCGCCCCCAGCCTGGTGCTAATCCATAAGGACATGGGCCTCGGCGCCTGGgcagaggtggtggaggtggagatggGCACCTGA